From Oceanipulchritudo coccoides, the proteins below share one genomic window:
- a CDS encoding PstS family phosphate ABC transporter substrate-binding protein: protein MKNTKRLLALSIASIGLLTTAKADLDPNLPVYQPVSGVSGNLNSIGSDTLNNLMTLWAESFQAIYPNVHIQIEGKGSSTAPPALIEGTGQLGPMSRAMKQTEIDKFEARFGYKPFQIGVSLDALAVYVHKDNPIKGMSLKQLDSIFSSTLKFGGDPIETWGQLGMEDSWAPRSISIYGRNSASGTYGFFKSVALGKGDFKSSVKEQPGSSAVVQGVSSDIYGIGYSGIGYRTSGVRVLPISSDDGDLYEPTAENCISGDYPLARLLYIYINRNPVEDLDTLTKEFLKFVLSKQGQEIVVKDGYYPLPAEIAEQYIDALEN from the coding sequence ATGAAAAATACAAAACGCCTTCTTGCCCTGTCCATTGCCAGCATTGGGTTGCTGACCACGGCCAAGGCCGACCTCGATCCCAATCTGCCGGTCTACCAACCTGTTTCAGGCGTATCCGGCAACCTGAACTCAATCGGTTCGGACACCCTGAACAACTTGATGACTCTCTGGGCGGAATCCTTCCAAGCCATCTATCCGAATGTGCATATTCAGATCGAGGGAAAGGGCTCCTCTACCGCCCCACCCGCCCTGATTGAAGGAACGGGACAGCTAGGCCCGATGAGCCGCGCCATGAAGCAGACTGAAATCGACAAGTTCGAGGCTCGCTTTGGCTACAAGCCATTCCAGATCGGGGTTTCCCTGGACGCCCTCGCGGTCTACGTCCACAAGGACAACCCGATCAAGGGCATGAGCCTGAAGCAACTGGACTCGATCTTCTCAAGCACCCTCAAGTTCGGCGGCGATCCGATCGAGACATGGGGCCAGCTTGGAATGGAAGACTCATGGGCACCGCGGAGTATCTCCATTTATGGCCGTAACAGCGCCTCCGGCACTTATGGGTTTTTCAAGTCAGTCGCGCTCGGAAAGGGCGATTTCAAGTCCAGTGTCAAGGAACAGCCCGGCTCATCAGCCGTTGTCCAAGGCGTCTCCAGCGATATCTACGGGATCGGCTACTCGGGAATCGGATACCGGACTTCCGGGGTACGCGTCCTTCCCATTTCCTCGGATGACGGAGATCTCTATGAACCCACCGCGGAAAATTGTATTTCGGGCGACTATCCTCTGGCCCGTCTGCTCTACATCTACATCAATCGCAACCCGGTGGAGGATCTGGACACCCTGACGAAGGAATTCCTTAAGTTTGTCCTTTCCAAGCAGGGACAGGAAATCGTCGTCAAGGACGGCTACTACCCGCTTCCGGCGGAGATTGCCGAGCAATATATTGACGCGCTGGAAAATTAA
- a CDS encoding chondroitinase-B domain-containing protein, which translates to MITLRILFLVTSLNLLTAGNGADIQLVRTPAELTATLGSLEAGDILQLDSGVWDSLELTLDVSGTPDAPIVLKGAEDGSTIITGRSSIEIGGSHITVSDLRFEGVEPPEGAEAIVSFRDSEKSMAYGSRLSNCIFDSCNPDDPERRYAWVRLYGQENRVDHNLFSNQKHSGVTVQVRMKLADARHRIDHNHFLDREQGDGNGFECIQIGQSQDSEKAGNCLVDSNLFERCDGETEIISSKTDSNTFRSNVFLESSGSLTLRHGDKCLVEENIFIGKGKHRTGGVRVIGSGHTVRNNYFEGLSGLTGGVIVLYSGIPGSPLNGYFAADRATIKNNLIVDCGGIGLYLNGGYGERGRSILPSGVTITGNLIDLGKNGSAQIVGSLPDVEFSDNVLSSGNEAGRSDFQGLEKMRLTIPRDTHGLLQPNNEAGKPVFAWNGDNPRLLKRSEVGPSWHVALPVLGALNADQVGRLIRGDFNEGDGLVEAVINKASLILKEQRSYTVTSNERIPPSGDIRSYYSTGPYWWRNPDTADGLPYVRRDGEFNPERDIVSDRPALHAMVDDVWNLVIAYLATGEEPYALYAQKLLRIWFLDTKTGMLPDLNHAQAIPGVTDGRGTGIIDTLVFVELVDAIKLLELSCTGTLSGQTQIREWFGTFLEWLSYHPNGIAERNAKNNHGTAYDLQQLAIAHFLGKSNLSANILKRVKEKRIPNQITMEGLQPLELQRSRSWSYCTENLEHFARIAAIGRNYGENLFAYKSAEGASLLTAFDFLASHACDPAVSWPHEQVTEWQTEYLYATTSILSGFFQDSRYDRILECIPAPHDALLSKLMK; encoded by the coding sequence ATGATAACCCTCCGAATCCTATTTTTAGTCACATCGCTTAACCTGCTGACAGCAGGTAATGGTGCAGATATCCAGTTAGTGAGGACACCAGCTGAGTTGACGGCCACCTTGGGGAGCCTCGAGGCCGGAGATATCCTGCAGCTTGATTCGGGGGTGTGGGATTCCCTCGAACTGACCCTTGATGTGTCCGGAACACCTGATGCCCCAATTGTCCTGAAAGGGGCTGAGGATGGAAGCACGATTATCACGGGCCGCTCATCGATTGAGATTGGAGGGAGTCATATCACAGTGAGTGATTTGCGCTTTGAGGGAGTTGAGCCACCTGAGGGAGCTGAGGCGATTGTCTCTTTTCGAGACTCGGAAAAGTCGATGGCCTATGGGAGTCGCTTGAGCAATTGCATCTTTGATTCCTGTAACCCGGATGATCCGGAGCGGCGATATGCCTGGGTTCGCCTCTATGGGCAAGAGAACCGCGTGGATCACAATCTGTTTTCGAATCAAAAGCATAGCGGGGTTACGGTTCAGGTAAGGATGAAGTTGGCTGACGCCCGGCACCGCATCGACCATAATCATTTTTTGGATCGTGAACAGGGTGATGGAAACGGGTTTGAATGCATCCAGATCGGGCAGAGTCAGGATTCTGAAAAGGCAGGGAATTGCCTGGTCGATTCAAACTTATTTGAGCGCTGTGATGGAGAGACCGAGATTATCTCAAGCAAGACGGATTCGAATACCTTTCGATCGAATGTCTTCCTTGAATCATCAGGAAGCCTGACTCTGCGGCACGGGGACAAGTGCCTTGTTGAAGAAAATATTTTCATCGGGAAGGGGAAACACCGTACTGGAGGGGTCCGGGTGATTGGGAGCGGCCACACTGTGCGGAATAATTACTTTGAGGGCCTTTCCGGACTGACCGGGGGAGTGATCGTATTGTACTCCGGAATCCCCGGTTCGCCCCTGAATGGCTATTTCGCGGCTGACCGGGCGACGATCAAGAACAACCTGATTGTTGATTGTGGGGGAATCGGATTGTATTTGAATGGTGGATACGGCGAACGTGGGAGAAGTATACTTCCAAGCGGAGTGACTATTACCGGAAATTTGATTGATCTGGGCAAGAATGGGAGTGCCCAGATTGTTGGATCCCTGCCTGATGTTGAGTTTTCCGATAATGTCCTGTCCTCGGGGAATGAGGCGGGGCGGAGTGATTTTCAAGGCCTTGAGAAAATGAGGTTAACAATTCCCCGGGACACACATGGATTGCTCCAGCCGAATAATGAAGCTGGTAAACCTGTCTTTGCATGGAATGGTGACAATCCACGCCTCTTGAAACGGAGCGAAGTGGGTCCGTCATGGCATGTGGCTCTTCCAGTATTGGGAGCCCTCAATGCTGATCAAGTCGGCCGGCTCATCCGTGGGGATTTTAATGAGGGCGATGGACTTGTTGAAGCCGTAATTAACAAGGCGAGTTTAATTCTCAAGGAGCAGCGCTCATACACGGTGACTTCGAATGAACGGATTCCTCCGAGTGGGGACATTCGCTCCTACTACAGCACGGGACCGTATTGGTGGCGTAATCCAGACACAGCGGACGGGCTTCCTTATGTGAGGAGAGACGGGGAGTTTAATCCTGAGCGGGACATCGTCTCGGATCGCCCGGCCTTGCATGCGATGGTCGACGACGTTTGGAATTTGGTTATCGCCTACCTTGCCACGGGCGAGGAGCCGTATGCCCTTTACGCTCAGAAACTGCTCCGTATCTGGTTTTTGGATACGAAAACGGGAATGCTTCCTGATTTGAATCATGCGCAAGCAATCCCGGGAGTGACTGATGGCCGGGGCACAGGAATTATCGACACGCTCGTCTTTGTGGAACTCGTCGATGCCATCAAGTTGCTCGAATTGTCTTGCACGGGGACGCTCTCCGGGCAGACGCAGATTCGCGAATGGTTTGGGACGTTTCTGGAATGGTTGAGCTATCATCCGAACGGGATTGCCGAGCGTAACGCAAAAAACAACCATGGGACGGCCTACGATCTTCAACAATTGGCAATTGCCCACTTTCTTGGTAAATCAAATCTCAGTGCAAACATCCTGAAGCGCGTCAAGGAGAAGAGAATTCCCAATCAGATCACCATGGAAGGGTTGCAACCGCTTGAGCTCCAGCGCAGCCGCTCCTGGAGTTACTGCACCGAGAACCTTGAGCATTTTGCGCGGATTGCGGCCATTGGGCGAAACTACGGGGAAAACCTTTTTGCCTACAAGTCCGCCGAAGGAGCCAGCTTGCTCACCGCTTTTGATTTTCTGGCATCCCACGCTTGTGACCCCGCTGTTAGTTGGCCCCATGAACAGGTCACCGAGTGGCAAACAGAATATCTCTACGCCACCACTTCGATTTTGAGCGGGTTTTTCCAGGATTCCCGCTATGATCGAATTCTCGAATGCATTCCTGCCCCGCATGACGCACTATTGTCCAAACTGATGAAGTGA
- a CDS encoding cation diffusion facilitator family transporter produces MAGSSKKVIVAALIGNGLIAITKFIAAGITLSSAMLSEAIHSLVDTGNQVLLLYGLKRSKRPADPRFPFGHGQELYFWSFVVAILIFAVGAGVSTYEGIRHLIHPKEIGSPHVNYIVLGLAMIFEGAAWLFAFKAFNVHRGKKGYFQAVHEGKDPTMFVVLFEDSAAMLGLFVAFVGILLTDITGIPYFDGAASIVIGLILGVTAAWLAFETKSLLMGESAGSEAVAKIRKIVGRHSEVEHVNKVLTMHMGPEDILVNLSVDFVNGIPAGDIERVISAIDRELKQSLPAVQRVFIEAEARAKPPVGQA; encoded by the coding sequence ATGGCTGGTTCATCGAAAAAAGTTATCGTCGCGGCACTGATCGGGAATGGCCTGATCGCCATCACCAAGTTTATTGCCGCGGGGATCACCCTGAGCTCGGCAATGCTTTCCGAGGCTATCCACTCGCTGGTCGATACCGGCAACCAGGTCCTCCTCCTTTATGGCCTCAAGCGGTCCAAGCGCCCGGCGGATCCGCGCTTCCCCTTCGGCCATGGCCAGGAACTTTATTTTTGGAGCTTTGTCGTGGCCATCCTGATCTTTGCCGTCGGGGCCGGGGTTTCCACATATGAGGGCATTCGGCATCTTATTCATCCGAAGGAAATCGGAAGCCCCCACGTGAATTACATTGTTCTCGGGTTGGCCATGATCTTCGAGGGAGCGGCCTGGCTTTTCGCGTTCAAGGCTTTCAATGTCCACCGGGGGAAGAAGGGCTACTTCCAAGCCGTGCACGAGGGCAAGGATCCTACCATGTTTGTTGTCCTGTTTGAAGACTCAGCCGCCATGCTGGGCCTTTTCGTGGCCTTCGTCGGTATTCTCCTCACCGACATAACGGGCATTCCGTACTTCGACGGTGCGGCCTCAATCGTCATTGGCCTGATTCTCGGTGTGACTGCCGCCTGGCTTGCCTTTGAGACCAAGAGCCTCCTGATGGGGGAGAGCGCTGGCTCAGAAGCCGTCGCCAAGATTCGCAAAATTGTTGGACGCCATTCGGAAGTGGAGCACGTCAACAAGGTCCTCACGATGCACATGGGTCCGGAGGATATTCTCGTCAACTTGAGTGTGGATTTTGTGAACGGCATTCCCGCAGGAGATATTGAACGAGTCATTTCCGCCATTGATCGTGAGCTGAAGCAGTCGCTTCCCGCAGTGCAACGAGTCTTTATCGAAGCTGAAGCAAGAGCGAAGCCTCCTGTTGGACAAGCCTAG
- a CDS encoding TolB family protein — MKLFSILPFIALPLSLVAAEFPLEALPPHITLDLPHGERPDWAPTGSDTYIFLDAPGGKPFEKNRITGELRSILPPDCDNCRVWRAYYLPNRDYLMTIGPARDQATIHIVDKGLETPAWDMGVVAHEGVAVSRHSFQLAWSDGPNIYYGELIYGDGNVPTLEKQRVILNVDELKTRDESIPGEGAGATVYLDYHEPQNWRPPHDRELIFSRYGTSTTGHYSSETWMWNMDTDAVTNLSNRHAYYDEPEGIFPDGEYTLVECDMFLPVSQHAQILDLYRMKIDGSGRDMLRLTHFGDYKMPGSDVTFKANQGVISEDGKYMLFGEGRSNTNDQPGAGFGIYLFDFAAGGIEVGVLPQSPADPKAE; from the coding sequence ATGAAACTGTTCAGCATTCTGCCCTTCATCGCCCTTCCCCTTAGCCTCGTCGCCGCCGAGTTTCCGCTCGAGGCATTACCGCCCCACATTACCCTCGACCTTCCCCATGGCGAACGGCCCGACTGGGCCCCGACCGGAAGCGATACCTACATCTTTCTCGATGCGCCCGGGGGCAAGCCGTTTGAGAAAAACCGGATCACTGGTGAGCTGCGTTCGATCCTCCCTCCCGACTGTGACAACTGCCGAGTGTGGCGTGCCTATTACTTGCCCAATCGCGACTACCTGATGACGATCGGACCTGCTCGCGACCAGGCGACGATTCACATTGTCGATAAGGGTCTCGAAACGCCCGCCTGGGACATGGGAGTCGTTGCCCATGAAGGCGTCGCAGTCTCCCGCCACAGCTTCCAACTGGCTTGGTCGGACGGCCCAAATATTTACTATGGTGAATTGATTTACGGAGACGGAAATGTTCCGACCTTGGAAAAGCAGCGCGTCATCCTCAACGTCGACGAGCTCAAGACCCGGGATGAGTCCATCCCTGGAGAAGGCGCCGGGGCCACCGTCTACCTCGACTATCACGAACCCCAGAACTGGCGTCCTCCCCATGACCGGGAGCTCATCTTCAGTCGTTATGGTACCTCGACAACCGGCCACTATTCGAGCGAGACGTGGATGTGGAATATGGACACCGATGCGGTTACCAACCTGTCCAATCGCCATGCCTACTACGATGAACCGGAGGGCATCTTTCCCGATGGCGAATACACGCTTGTGGAGTGCGACATGTTCCTGCCGGTCAGCCAGCACGCCCAGATTCTCGATCTCTATCGGATGAAGATTGATGGATCGGGTAGGGATATGCTCCGCCTGACCCACTTTGGAGACTACAAAATGCCGGGAAGCGACGTCACCTTCAAAGCCAACCAGGGCGTGATCAGCGAAGACGGAAAGTATATGCTCTTCGGTGAGGGACGCTCCAACACCAACGATCAGCCCGGGGCAGGCTTCGGCATCTACCTCTTCGACTTCGCTGCCGGCGGCATCGAGGTCGGTGTATTGCCTCAGTCACCCGCCGATCCAAAGGCTGAGTAA
- a CDS encoding phospholipase D-like domain-containing protein, translating to MPAQTKKCRASLRISTGTFLSLFLAGCATLKPVELPESYATPPSSAALWTSIEQIRADDWIHLLNEGDEAIEWRLRAIDSAMESIDLQTFLWDDDSVGLSVLRHLFDAADRGVRVRLLLDDTFTSSHAEEIWNIDHHPNIEYRIYNPFRRRYDSVVVRQLMNLGEFGRLDHRMHNKALIVDNRVAIMGGRNLANEYFGAHEKANFRDLELLLGGPHVTTLSDTFDNFWNNNWSFPEDLLIEERRGGLSPDEYAQWVKVTAKRILDEDAGQRILAWREIAENAFTGEVVLLADEPAPDNPKLADELPVQLSTELMKLFDQAREELILISAYFVPTQEMEAAIERAEKRGVQVRILTNSIRSNNHLAAHSVYRKHIHRLIQHGADLHEVRALAKDRHVYMQMPVDTKHLGLHAKFILIDDYLSMIGSANLDPRSLRLNTEMALLIRSKELNQKLRELIQVDFHLRNAWHLQEQDDGSIHWVSDDVKLEKQPSGSTLQALEDWFLGLLPIEGEM from the coding sequence ATGCCTGCTCAAACCAAGAAATGCCGTGCCTCTCTCCGTATTTCTACAGGGACCTTTCTCAGCCTGTTTCTCGCCGGTTGTGCTACGCTGAAACCAGTGGAATTGCCTGAATCCTATGCAACACCACCTTCCAGTGCCGCTTTGTGGACGTCCATTGAGCAAATCCGTGCCGATGACTGGATTCACTTGTTAAATGAAGGGGATGAGGCAATCGAGTGGCGGTTGCGGGCAATTGATAGCGCGATGGAGTCGATTGATCTCCAAACATTCCTGTGGGATGACGATTCGGTTGGATTGTCTGTCCTGCGGCATCTGTTTGATGCGGCTGACCGGGGTGTGCGGGTGCGCCTTTTGCTCGACGATACATTCACGAGCTCGCATGCGGAGGAAATCTGGAATATCGATCATCATCCAAATATTGAATATCGCATTTATAATCCCTTTCGGCGTCGTTACGACAGCGTCGTTGTGCGCCAGCTCATGAATCTGGGCGAGTTTGGCCGCCTTGATCACCGCATGCACAACAAGGCCCTCATTGTAGACAACCGCGTTGCTATCATGGGAGGGCGCAATCTGGCCAACGAGTATTTCGGGGCGCATGAGAAGGCCAATTTCAGGGATTTGGAGCTGCTTCTCGGGGGACCTCATGTGACCACCCTGAGTGACACTTTTGACAATTTCTGGAACAACAATTGGAGCTTCCCGGAAGACTTGTTGATCGAGGAACGGCGCGGCGGCCTTTCACCTGACGAATACGCCCAATGGGTCAAGGTGACTGCGAAGCGGATATTGGATGAGGACGCCGGTCAGCGCATCCTCGCCTGGAGGGAAATCGCGGAGAACGCTTTCACTGGGGAGGTCGTGCTTCTGGCAGATGAACCTGCGCCCGATAATCCGAAGTTGGCAGACGAGCTTCCCGTGCAATTATCCACGGAATTGATGAAGCTATTCGATCAGGCCAGGGAGGAACTTATCCTCATATCCGCATACTTTGTCCCCACGCAGGAAATGGAAGCGGCCATTGAACGAGCTGAGAAGCGCGGGGTACAGGTCCGGATCCTCACCAACTCTATCCGATCCAATAACCATCTCGCGGCACACAGTGTCTACCGGAAGCATATCCACCGGCTGATTCAGCATGGTGCCGATTTGCATGAGGTCCGCGCGCTCGCGAAGGATCGGCATGTGTACATGCAGATGCCCGTGGACACCAAGCACCTTGGACTGCATGCCAAATTCATCCTGATCGACGATTATCTTTCGATGATTGGAAGCGCTAATCTCGATCCCCGGTCCCTCCGTCTCAATACCGAGATGGCCCTGCTGATTCGAAGCAAGGAGCTCAACCAGAAGCTTCGGGAGCTCATTCAGGTGGATTTTCATTTGCGAAACGCATGGCACTTGCAGGAGCAGGATGATGGTTCCATTCACTGGGTGTCCGATGATGTAAAGCTTGAGAAGCAGCCTTCTGGATCAACCTTGCAGGCCTTGGAAGATTGGTTTCTCGGTCTCCTCCCGATTGAAGGGGAAATGTAA
- a CDS encoding porin, translated as MLKLTSTLLAASFLSLSLNAAEETSASSMEETYDNIWGYSKLYSNEDNEFIQKIAFTGRLQYDYAYYDEDDTGSWDDTVWRRARAGFKATVLNNFTVHVEGNFDLENTDPAYDGLTDAYLGFKLPNGLSIKLGKQSAGFTMDGATSSKRLITTERSGLSNNLWFTREYFVGASLSGKKDKLSYKAGVFSNDASKEFENFAEERFFLLFSIGYDFGDKLDVDTALLRLDYVYNDESDSVGTKSLKQVISLNGQYDNGRYHMRADMTNGKDFNGNSIWGFQIMPFVDLNDTFQVVASYNYLSSTNDNGLSLNRYEKKLVGGKADRIKEFYLGLNTYFYGHKLKWQNGIQFTDAEDGANDGGEYSGIGFTSAIRISW; from the coding sequence ATGCTCAAACTGACATCAACCCTGCTCGCGGCCAGCTTCCTCAGCCTGTCGCTCAACGCCGCGGAAGAAACTTCCGCTTCCAGTATGGAAGAAACCTACGATAACATTTGGGGCTATTCCAAACTGTACTCAAACGAGGACAATGAGTTCATTCAGAAGATCGCCTTCACAGGCCGTCTGCAGTATGATTACGCCTATTATGACGAGGATGATACAGGCTCCTGGGACGATACGGTGTGGCGCCGCGCCCGGGCCGGCTTCAAGGCAACGGTCCTGAACAACTTTACGGTACATGTCGAAGGCAACTTTGACTTGGAAAACACAGACCCTGCCTACGATGGCCTGACCGACGCCTACCTCGGCTTCAAACTGCCGAACGGCTTGTCGATCAAGCTGGGCAAGCAGAGTGCAGGATTCACGATGGATGGCGCCACCTCCTCGAAGCGGTTGATCACCACCGAGCGCAGCGGCCTCAGCAACAACCTGTGGTTCACCCGTGAATACTTCGTAGGCGCCAGCCTCTCCGGAAAAAAGGACAAGTTGTCCTACAAGGCCGGGGTCTTCTCCAACGATGCCAGCAAGGAATTCGAGAACTTCGCCGAGGAACGATTCTTCCTCCTCTTTTCGATCGGATATGATTTCGGGGATAAGCTGGATGTGGATACTGCCCTGCTGCGGTTGGATTACGTCTACAATGACGAATCGGACAGCGTTGGCACAAAGTCCCTCAAGCAGGTCATCTCGCTGAATGGCCAATACGACAACGGTCGCTATCACATGCGGGCAGACATGACCAACGGCAAGGACTTTAACGGCAACAGCATCTGGGGCTTCCAGATCATGCCTTTCGTCGATCTGAACGACACCTTCCAGGTCGTCGCAAGCTACAATTATCTCTCCAGCACAAACGATAATGGACTTTCCTTGAACCGCTACGAGAAGAAGCTTGTGGGCGGCAAAGCCGACCGGATCAAGGAGTTCTACCTCGGCTTGAATACCTACTTCTACGGGCACAAGCTCAAGTGGCAGAACGGTATCCAATTCACAGACGCCGAAGACGGCGCAAATGATGGCGGCGAATACAGCGGCATCGGATTTACATCGGCCATCCGCATCTCCTGGTAA
- a CDS encoding ATP-binding protein, protein MFIRRAIGAELQELLKEYPVVTILGPRQAGKTTLAKESLKEYSYANLEDPETREIAQEDPKAFLARHGDRVVVDEVQRVPELLSHIQVRVDEVKGNGQYVLTGSHQLSLREAISQSLAGRTAILNLLPFSISELKAADIQFDRFEDYCFTGFLPRIYEESQRPTTAYSNYYQTYIERDVRQLIQLKDASLFEKLIKLLAGRTGQVLDYSSLANDVGVDAKTVRHWISILEASFIVFKLSPYFENFGKRVIKSPKYYFTDVGLLCFLLGIRESDQISRDPLVGQIFENLVVIECLKSRYNKGTLPDLYFFRDNKGNEVDLVAQSGRALKAIEIKSASTFSMNQLRGIRRFNSITDKVESSYLIYTGDAHSLSDNISAVHFTSVESIL, encoded by the coding sequence ATGTTTATAAGGAGGGCCATAGGAGCTGAACTGCAAGAACTGTTGAAGGAGTACCCGGTGGTGACGATTCTGGGGCCCCGGCAGGCGGGGAAGACGACATTGGCAAAAGAGTCGTTGAAGGAGTATAGCTATGCCAACCTGGAGGATCCGGAGACACGGGAAATCGCGCAAGAGGATCCCAAGGCATTTCTTGCCCGGCATGGAGACAGGGTGGTTGTGGATGAGGTGCAGCGTGTACCGGAATTACTCAGTCACATCCAGGTAAGGGTGGACGAGGTGAAAGGAAATGGGCAATATGTTCTGACAGGATCCCATCAGCTGAGCCTGCGGGAAGCGATTTCCCAATCCCTTGCCGGTCGGACCGCGATTCTGAACCTGCTTCCCTTCAGCATAAGCGAACTCAAAGCCGCGGACATCCAATTCGACCGGTTTGAGGATTATTGTTTCACCGGATTTCTTCCGAGGATCTATGAAGAAAGCCAAAGACCGACAACAGCGTATTCAAACTATTACCAGACTTATATAGAACGGGATGTCCGCCAGTTGATTCAATTGAAGGATGCCAGCTTGTTCGAGAAATTGATCAAGCTATTGGCTGGAAGGACCGGCCAGGTGTTGGATTACAGTTCCCTGGCTAACGATGTCGGAGTAGACGCCAAGACGGTAAGGCACTGGATATCGATCCTCGAGGCATCCTTCATTGTGTTTAAATTATCTCCCTATTTTGAAAATTTCGGGAAGCGGGTTATCAAGAGTCCAAAGTATTATTTTACCGATGTTGGCTTATTGTGTTTTCTTCTGGGCATTCGTGAGAGCGATCAAATCAGTCGGGATCCATTGGTCGGCCAGATCTTTGAAAACCTGGTTGTCATCGAGTGCTTAAAATCCCGATACAACAAAGGGACCTTGCCTGATCTGTATTTCTTCCGCGACAACAAAGGCAACGAAGTGGATTTGGTGGCACAGTCCGGGAGGGCCCTCAAGGCGATCGAGATCAAGTCTGCTTCAACATTTTCCATGAACCAACTTCGCGGGATCCGGCGTTTCAACTCGATTACGGACAAGGTCGAATCCAGCTACCTAATCTACACGGGTGATGCCCATTCGCTCAGTGACAACATATCCGCCGTCCACTTCACCTCGGTCGAATCCATATTATGA
- a CDS encoding acetamidase/formamidase family protein, producing MKEHFLDDSITQPFWDNSIAPRLEINLGDVVTFECPEPTGQVTPEWTADNLKQWDPSLAHALIGSVYVKGAEPGDALEVEVLDFQHKGWGWSGHIPEFGLLSEDFDYPYIHHWRLEGDTCHFGVQGITLPFQPFCGVMGVAPAEKGRLDTIPPRSNGGNIDIRHLGRGAKVWLPTMVPGALFACGDCHGAQGDGEVCGTAVESPMTVTLRFNVRKGANIPELQFETPAPLDKLAGRYFATTAHGPDLMENAKNAGRYMIDWLVKTKGLTPSQAYVLCSTAVDLKISEVVDLPNFIVSAYLPLQIFAD from the coding sequence ATGAAAGAACATTTTCTGGACGACAGCATTACCCAGCCCTTCTGGGACAATTCAATAGCGCCGCGATTGGAAATAAATTTGGGTGATGTAGTCACTTTTGAGTGTCCTGAACCAACCGGACAGGTAACACCAGAATGGACGGCAGACAACCTGAAGCAGTGGGATCCCTCCTTGGCGCATGCGCTGATAGGCAGCGTTTACGTGAAGGGAGCAGAGCCTGGCGATGCACTGGAAGTGGAGGTTCTCGATTTTCAACATAAAGGATGGGGCTGGAGCGGCCATATTCCGGAGTTCGGATTGCTGTCTGAAGATTTTGATTACCCATACATACACCATTGGCGCCTTGAAGGGGATACCTGCCATTTTGGTGTCCAGGGGATTACCCTGCCGTTTCAGCCTTTCTGCGGCGTGATGGGCGTGGCCCCAGCCGAAAAGGGCCGATTGGATACGATTCCCCCGCGGTCCAACGGCGGCAATATTGATATCCGGCATCTCGGGCGCGGTGCTAAAGTATGGCTTCCAACCATGGTTCCCGGTGCTCTGTTTGCTTGTGGTGACTGCCACGGTGCCCAAGGGGACGGAGAGGTCTGCGGAACCGCCGTTGAATCACCGATGACAGTAACGCTGCGTTTCAATGTGCGCAAAGGAGCAAATATCCCGGAGCTACAGTTTGAAACGCCTGCTCCCCTCGATAAGCTCGCAGGGAGATATTTCGCCACCACTGCGCACGGACCCGATCTAATGGAAAACGCGAAGAATGCCGGGCGCTACATGATTGACTGGTTAGTCAAAACCAAAGGGCTGACGCCAAGTCAGGCCTATGTTTTGTGCAGCACTGCAGTTGACTTGAAGATCAGTGAAGTTGTGGACCTACCAAACTTTATTGTCTCCGCCTATTTACCGTTGCAGATTTTTGCAGATTAG